One window of the Takifugu rubripes chromosome 13, fTakRub1.2, whole genome shotgun sequence genome contains the following:
- the LOC101078172 gene encoding SKI family transcriptional corepressor 1 homolog-B isoform X2: MESVSGQHRDAGRDPSTSPGSKQDAQGFSSPSSLKPNQVSETSLYGVPIVCLVIDGKERLCLAQISNTLLKNYSYNEIHNRRVALGITCVQCTPVQLELLRRAGAMPISSRRCGMITKREAERLCKSFLGAHSPPKLPENFAFDVFHECAWGSRGSFIPARYNSSRAKCIKCSFCNMYFSPNKFIFHSHRTSESKYQQPDAANFNSWRRHLRLTDVKSDDVTHAWEDVKAMFNGGSRKRTVPMGGSGMSSSMKSQSSPRLSQTSSPEVPLKTLRCVEDQGNNNLSLASGARTYPVIPVPSKKFGMLQKIPPPLFPHHPYGFPTYGLCQKKSDGALDANKTNVPGLFWPGAKDTLYPAFSMFWPAAGGLPMPPYPASPPKPPPELSGVRQSELDLSDQSERSANTPKESSQHPHHQQEGGERCPSSHSSTARNDEDNFGDETPQRKINYISAFRPVVKDAETIAKLYGNRDSFGVRSGYMSPDFISESSSYRSMSPERESVVDEDDDDPDVDVESHRGQDEDETIHIRTGGSYRASPVPERISVGAEEGQEQSDAPSPRSTALAASPEHAGSPEDDRRMRNGSPLHEVYAHEKGALVLLTEPPFETKQSTRSEGVHHLSEPQNQRNLPSQQEPNDRPADGSLRIDISVHERDLENMAKEELQKQLVEQVELRKKLEREFQHLKDNFQDQMKRELSYREEMVQQLQIVRDTLCSELDQERKARYAIQQKLKAHDALHHFSCKMLTPRQCSGACAFKPPLLPP, translated from the exons ATGGAGTCGGTGTCCGGACAGCATCGAGACGCGGGACGAGACCCCAGCACATCCCCCGGTTCAAAGCAGGACGCGCAGGGTTTCTCCAGCCCCAGTTCCCTCAAACCAAATCAAGTGAGTGAGACCTCCCTGTACGGAGTGCCCATCGTGTGTTTGGTCATCGACGGTAAGGAGAGGCTGTGCCTGGCGCAGATCTCCAACACGCTCCTGAAAAACTACAGTTACAACGAGATCCATAACCGCCGCGTCGCTTTAGGCATTACCTGCGTGCAGTGCACCCCGGTCCAGCTGGAGCTCCTGCGGCGCGCAGGAGCCATGCCGATCTCCTCCAGGCGCTGCGGCATGATCACCAAACGGGAGGCCGAGAGGCTGTGCAAGTCCTTCCTGGGGGCGCACAGCCCCCCGAAGCTGCCAGAAAATTTCGCTTTCGATGTCTTCCACGAGTGCGCCTGGGGCTCCAGGGGCAGCTTCATACCCGCCAGATACAACAGCTCCAGAGCCAAGTGCATCAAGTGCAGCTTCTGCAACATGTATTTCTCCCcaaacaaattcatttttcaCTCCCACCGCACCTCAGAGTCCAAGTATCAGCAGCCGGACGCGGCCAACTTCAACTCGTGGAGGCGCCACCTGAGACTGACAGACGTGAAGTCTGATGATGTGACCCACGCGTGGGAGGATGTAAAGGCTATGTTCAACGGGGGTAGCAGGAAAAGGACTGTGCCCATGGGCGGCTCGGGGATGTCCTCGTCCATGAAATCGCAGTCCTCCCCCAGACTGAGCCAGACGAGCTCCCCGGAGGTCCCCCTCAAAACTTTACGCTGCGTGGAGGATCAGGGCAATAATAACCTGAGTTTGGCAAGCGGCGCACGGACCTACCCAGTCATCCCGGTGCCCAGCAAGAAATTTGGCATGCTCCAGAAaatcccccctcccctgttCCCTCACCACCCCTATGGCTTCCCCACCTATGGACTGTGTCAGAAAAAGAGCGACGGCGCGCTCGACGCCAACAAAACCAACGTGCCTGGCCTGTTTTGGCCTGGCGCGAAAGACACCCTCTACCCCGCTTTCTCCATGTTCTGGCCCGCAGCCGGCGGCCTGCCAATGCCCCCCTACCCGGCGTCTCCGCCAAAACCTCCCCCGGAGCTGTCGGGCGTTCGGCAGAGTGAGCTCGACCTGTCTGACCAAAGCGAGCGCAGCGCAAACACACCCAAAGAGAGCAGCCAGCACCCgcaccaccagcaggagggcGGGGAGCGCTGCCCCAGCTCCCACTCCTCCACCGCCAGGAACGACGAGGACAATTTCGGGGACGAGACCCCCCAGAGAAAAATTAACTATATTTCTGCCTTCAGACCAGTGGTCAAAGACGCGGAGACCATCGCAAAACTATACGGCAACCGGGACAGTTTCGGGGTGCGCTCCGGCTACATGTCCCCGGATTTCATCAGCGAGAGTTCCAGCTATAGATCCATGTCACCGGAAAGAGAGAGCGTGGTggacgaggacgacgacgaTCCGGACGTGGACGTGGAGTCCCACCGAGGGCAGGACGAGGATGAAACGATCCACATCCGGACTGGGGGGAGCTACCGGGCCTCTCCCGTACCGGAACGGATCTCCGTCGGTGCCGAGGAGGGCCAGGAGCAGTCTGACGCCCCGAGCCCCAGATCGACAGCATTGGCAGCATCTCCGGAGCACGCTGGGTCACCAGAAGATGACCGGCGGATGCGTAATGGCTCCCCTCTTCATGAA GTGTACGCGCATGAAAAGGGCGCCCTTGTGCTTCTGACAGAGCCTCCGTTTGAGACCAAACAATCGACCAGATCTGAGG GTGTCCATCACTTGTCTGAACCACAGAATCAACGCAATTTGCCGTCTCAGCAGGAGCCAAATGACAGACCAG CGGATGGATCTTTACGCATCGATATCAGCGTGCATGAACGAGATCTGGAGAATATGGCCAAAG AGGAACTGCAGAAGCAGCTCGTGGAACAAGTTGAGCTGAGGAAAAAGCTGGAGCGAGAATTTCAGCATCTGAAAG ATAATTTTCAGGATCAAATGAAGCGTGAGCTGTCCTACAGAGAGGAAatggtccagcagctgcagatcgTTCGAG ACACTTTGTGCAGCGAGTTGGATCAAGAGAGAAAGGCTCGTTATGCAATACAGCAGAAGCTAAAAG CTCACGACGCCCTTCACCATTTCTCTTGCAAGATGCTCACCCCTCGCCAGTGCAGCGGAGCCTGCGCCTTCAAACCGCCGCTGCTGCCTCCGTAG
- the LOC101078172 gene encoding SKI family transcriptional corepressor 1 homolog-B isoform X3 has product MESVSGQHRDAGRDPSTSPGSKQDAQGFSSPSSLKPNQVSETSLYGVPIVCLVIDGKERLCLAQISNTLLKNYSYNEIHNRRVALGITCVQCTPVQLELLRRAGAMPISSRRCGMITKREAERLCKSFLGAHSPPKLPENFAFDVFHECAWGSRGSFIPARYNSSRAKCIKCSFCNMYFSPNKFIFHSHRTSESKYQQPDAANFNSWRRHLRLTDVKSDDVTHAWEDVKAMFNGGSRKRTVPMGGSGMSSSMKSQSSPRLSQTSSPEVPLKTLRCVEDQGNNNLSLASGARTYPVIPVPSKKFGMLQKIPPPLFPHHPYGFPTYGLCQKKSDGALDANKTNVPGLFWPGAKDTLYPAFSMFWPAAGGLPMPPYPASPPKPPPELSGVRQSELDLSDQSERSANTPKESSQHPHHQQEGGERCPSSHSSTARNDEDNFGDETPQRKINYISAFRPVVKDAETIAKLYGNRDSFGVRSGYMSPDFISESSSYRSMSPERESVVDEDDDDPDVDVESHRGQDEDETIHIRTGGSYRASPVPERISVGAEEGQEQSDAPSPRSTALAASPEHAGSPEDDRRMRNGSPLHEVYAHEKGALVLLTEPPFETKQSTRSEGVHHLSEPQNQRNLPSQQEPNDRPADGSLRIDISVHERDLENMAKEELQKQLVEQVELRKKLEREFQHLKDNFQDQMKRELSYREEMVQQLQIVREAHDALHHFSCKMLTPRQCSGACAFKPPLLPP; this is encoded by the exons ATGGAGTCGGTGTCCGGACAGCATCGAGACGCGGGACGAGACCCCAGCACATCCCCCGGTTCAAAGCAGGACGCGCAGGGTTTCTCCAGCCCCAGTTCCCTCAAACCAAATCAAGTGAGTGAGACCTCCCTGTACGGAGTGCCCATCGTGTGTTTGGTCATCGACGGTAAGGAGAGGCTGTGCCTGGCGCAGATCTCCAACACGCTCCTGAAAAACTACAGTTACAACGAGATCCATAACCGCCGCGTCGCTTTAGGCATTACCTGCGTGCAGTGCACCCCGGTCCAGCTGGAGCTCCTGCGGCGCGCAGGAGCCATGCCGATCTCCTCCAGGCGCTGCGGCATGATCACCAAACGGGAGGCCGAGAGGCTGTGCAAGTCCTTCCTGGGGGCGCACAGCCCCCCGAAGCTGCCAGAAAATTTCGCTTTCGATGTCTTCCACGAGTGCGCCTGGGGCTCCAGGGGCAGCTTCATACCCGCCAGATACAACAGCTCCAGAGCCAAGTGCATCAAGTGCAGCTTCTGCAACATGTATTTCTCCCcaaacaaattcatttttcaCTCCCACCGCACCTCAGAGTCCAAGTATCAGCAGCCGGACGCGGCCAACTTCAACTCGTGGAGGCGCCACCTGAGACTGACAGACGTGAAGTCTGATGATGTGACCCACGCGTGGGAGGATGTAAAGGCTATGTTCAACGGGGGTAGCAGGAAAAGGACTGTGCCCATGGGCGGCTCGGGGATGTCCTCGTCCATGAAATCGCAGTCCTCCCCCAGACTGAGCCAGACGAGCTCCCCGGAGGTCCCCCTCAAAACTTTACGCTGCGTGGAGGATCAGGGCAATAATAACCTGAGTTTGGCAAGCGGCGCACGGACCTACCCAGTCATCCCGGTGCCCAGCAAGAAATTTGGCATGCTCCAGAAaatcccccctcccctgttCCCTCACCACCCCTATGGCTTCCCCACCTATGGACTGTGTCAGAAAAAGAGCGACGGCGCGCTCGACGCCAACAAAACCAACGTGCCTGGCCTGTTTTGGCCTGGCGCGAAAGACACCCTCTACCCCGCTTTCTCCATGTTCTGGCCCGCAGCCGGCGGCCTGCCAATGCCCCCCTACCCGGCGTCTCCGCCAAAACCTCCCCCGGAGCTGTCGGGCGTTCGGCAGAGTGAGCTCGACCTGTCTGACCAAAGCGAGCGCAGCGCAAACACACCCAAAGAGAGCAGCCAGCACCCgcaccaccagcaggagggcGGGGAGCGCTGCCCCAGCTCCCACTCCTCCACCGCCAGGAACGACGAGGACAATTTCGGGGACGAGACCCCCCAGAGAAAAATTAACTATATTTCTGCCTTCAGACCAGTGGTCAAAGACGCGGAGACCATCGCAAAACTATACGGCAACCGGGACAGTTTCGGGGTGCGCTCCGGCTACATGTCCCCGGATTTCATCAGCGAGAGTTCCAGCTATAGATCCATGTCACCGGAAAGAGAGAGCGTGGTggacgaggacgacgacgaTCCGGACGTGGACGTGGAGTCCCACCGAGGGCAGGACGAGGATGAAACGATCCACATCCGGACTGGGGGGAGCTACCGGGCCTCTCCCGTACCGGAACGGATCTCCGTCGGTGCCGAGGAGGGCCAGGAGCAGTCTGACGCCCCGAGCCCCAGATCGACAGCATTGGCAGCATCTCCGGAGCACGCTGGGTCACCAGAAGATGACCGGCGGATGCGTAATGGCTCCCCTCTTCATGAA GTGTACGCGCATGAAAAGGGCGCCCTTGTGCTTCTGACAGAGCCTCCGTTTGAGACCAAACAATCGACCAGATCTGAGG GTGTCCATCACTTGTCTGAACCACAGAATCAACGCAATTTGCCGTCTCAGCAGGAGCCAAATGACAGACCAG CGGATGGATCTTTACGCATCGATATCAGCGTGCATGAACGAGATCTGGAGAATATGGCCAAAG AGGAACTGCAGAAGCAGCTCGTGGAACAAGTTGAGCTGAGGAAAAAGCTGGAGCGAGAATTTCAGCATCTGAAAG ATAATTTTCAGGATCAAATGAAGCGTGAGCTGTCCTACAGAGAGGAAatggtccagcagctgcagatcgTTCGAG AAGCTCACGACGCCCTTCACCATTTCTCTTGCAAGATGCTCACCCCTCGCCAGTGCAGCGGAGCCTGCGCCTTCAAACCGCCGCTGCTGCCTCCGTAG